Proteins encoded in a region of the Corvus hawaiiensis isolate bCorHaw1 chromosome 31, bCorHaw1.pri.cur, whole genome shotgun sequence genome:
- the LOC125318760 gene encoding serine/threonine-protein kinase PAK 3-like, producing MSLAMCCCSTAAFGVCPLPLRRAHAKPPQPKRPGGGRQPSFGRVLCGVSVPTTFLTGNPFLSQLSLDARSAVQRAAAPARSAAASTPPHASTSSSSPAQQLEMREEQSLRRLRSIVSLGEPRRKYSAFEELGRGGFGAVYKALDASTGQQVAIKKMALQEEMSEELAVNEIVVMRDSRNPNIVTYLDSYLVDGELWLAMEFMDGGTLYDVLGAVYLEEGQIGAVCRECLQGLHFLHSRRVIHRDVKSCNILVSMDGSVKLADFGLCAQLTPERDKCSSSVGTPSWMAPEVVRGEAYGPKVDIWSLGIERSR from the exons ATGAGCCTGGCCATGTGCTGCTGTAGCACAGCAGCCTTCGGGGTTTGCCCGTTGCCTTTGAGAAGGGCACATGCAAAACCCCCCCAGCCAAAGAGGCCTGGCGGTGGCCGACAGCCTTCCTTTGGCCGTGTGCTCTGTGGGGTATCTGTGCCAACCACCTTTCTGACGGGCAATCCTTTcttgtcccagctctctcttgACGCGCGCTCTGCCGTTCAACGTGCCGCTGCACCGGCGcggtctgcagcagccagcactcccCCACATGCCAGCACTTCgtccagcagcccagcccagcagctggagatgagagaggagcagagcctgaggagACTGA gGAGCATTGTGAGTCTGGGCGAGCCGAGGAGGAAATACTCGGCGTTTGAAGAACTCGGACGAGG gggttttggagctgtttatAAAGCCCTCGACGCCAGCACAGGACAACAG GTGGCCATCAAGAAAATGGCGCTTCAAGAGGAGATGTCCGAGGAGCTGGCTGTCAATGAAATCGTGGTCATGAGGGACAGTAGGAACCCCAATATTGTTACCTACTTAGACAG ctacCTGGTCGACGGGGAGCTCTGGCTGGCGATGGAGTTCATGGACGGCGGCACGTTGTATGATGTACTCGGGGCAGTGTACCTCGAGGAAGGACAGATAGGCGCTGTCTGTCGGGAG TGCCTGCAAGGACTGCATTTCCTTCATTCCCGCCGAGTCATCCACAGAGACGTCAAAAGCTGCAACATTCTTGTGAGCATGGACGGATCTGTGAAATTGG CTGACTTTGgcctctgtgctcagctcacCCCTGAGCGTGACAAGTGCAGCTCCAGCGTCGGCACTCCCAGCTGGATGGCGCCGGAAGTCGTGAGAGGAGAAGCCTACGGCCCCAAAGTGGACATCTGGTCACTGGGGATC GAAAGGAGCAGGTAG